Below is a genomic region from Leptotrichia shahii.
AATCCAAAAGCTGTAACGATGCATGTTAATGGGCTTACTGGTCAGGGAGCGTACGAATTAAGTACACTTCTTTATGAGAAAGAACTGGAAATAGACAGCGTTCAGGGAATGGAACTTAGATTTCCAATGCCATCGGCACTTTGCTCTTACTGCTTAGGAGAGAAGAGAATCGGTGAAAAATATCAGATGGGTAATGTCCGAAAAATGAATTTACAGCAATAAAAAAATAGATAAAAATAATAAAAAAGGAAAAAATATGAAAAATAACGATTTAATAAATAAATTGACTATTAGTGAACTTAGCAATAAATATCCCTTTGCAGAAAACTTTTTTACTGAAAACCACTTACCTGTGGAAACTTTTCAGGATAAGACATTTCACGAGTTCATCGTAACTTTTGCAGAAGATAAAATCGAAGACTTTGCACTGGATGTGGAAAAAATTGAAGAAAGTCTTGTTGACTACATTGAACAGATGAAACTTTTTTTGGGAATGGAAGAGGAAAATTCAATTGATCTGCTTACAATCCTTGCTGGACAGGATAAATCAGGAAATAAAGAGGGATTTGAAAGGCTCGACATTCATAAATCAGAAATTATTTCCATTGTAGGACCTACAGGCTCTGGAAAATCAAGACTTCTTGCCGACATCGAATGGACTGCCCAGAAAGACACTCCAACACAGCGTCAAATCCTTATAAACGGTGAACTTCCAGACAAAAAATGGCGTTATTCCTCAAACAACAAATTAGTCGCACAACTATCACAAAATATGAATTTTGTTATGGATTTATCGGTAAAGGAATTTCTAGAACTGCATGCACAAAGCCGAATGATTGAAGACATTGACGAAACTGTGGAAAAAATCATTACCGCCGCAAACAATCTGGCTGGAGAGCAATTTGACTTAACTACTGCAATCACAGCCCTAAGTGGTGGACAATCCCGTGCTTTAATGATTGCCGACACAGCCATTTTAAGCTCATCTCCAATTGTCCTAATCGACGAAATTGAAAATGCAGGAATTGACAGGAAAAAAGCCTTGGAATTACTTGTTTCATCTGACAAAATTGTATTAATGGCAACACATGACCCAACATTAGCATTGATAGCAGATAAACGAATTATAATAAAGAATGGTGGAATTAGTAAAATTATTACGACAAGCCCTGAAGAAAAGAAAATTTTGAAAAAACTGGATGAAATGGATGATGTTATTCAGAAGATGAGAAGTGATTTGAGAAAAGGGGAAGTTTTGAGAAATGATTTTTAATTAAAAAATTTGTTTTTGAAAATTATTAATGAAACTAAATTAAGGAAATTTATATTATTTCTCGTTTGAGTAGAATAAGGGATTAGTTATAAATTTTTTCGCAAGGGGTCTTGACCCCTTGTTAAGATAAAGAATATTAAGTTGTTGAATAATCCTATTGTTATTTTCAATTTATATTTTAAAAATTTAAATTTTTTTGCCCACAATATAAAATCTATGAATTCTTCCTTCCACTACTCCATTTGCCTCAATTATTTCCTGTATCTTATACAAATTGTCAAGATGGCTTTCGACTGAAAAATTTGGAAATTCCCATTCAATAATTTTTGCAAACCATACAAGAGCTCCTGTATCAAAAAACTTTATTGGTTGAAATGTTTCTCCACTTTCTAATATTTCAAATTCTTGTTCAGAAATTTCTTGCTGTTTAATATTAAGATAATGCTCAGAGTATGGTAAATCTTTATATTCAGGCAGTAATATTTCAACAAGTTCCCTATCATTTTCTGCCCCTACTTGCTGTGTAATAAAAATTCCATTTTTTTTTAAAACTCTTTTTAATTCTGCAACATTATAAGCCCCATGACGATTGGTAATTATGTCAAAATATTCATTTTCAAAAGGGAGTTTTTCATCTCCATCCGCTTTTTTAAAATCTATTCCCAGTGGCAGCAATACTTTTTTACATAGTTCAACATTTGGCTGATAACCTTCAGTTGCGGATGTATTATGTTTTGGATGGTTTAATGAAAGTAAAAATTCTCCACCACCTGTTTCCATATCCAGCAATTTCATGTCATTTTTTAAATACTTGTTTATGACTGTTCTAAAATCCCAAGGTAAATTTTCTTCTTCTGAATAACGTCCATAAATATGAGAAAAATCCCAGCCTTGTATGTGTGCCATTTTTTCTTCTTTCAGCCACTCTTTTTTTAATTTCTTTTTATCCATAAATATCCTTTCAATGGCTTTCCTAAATAGTTTCCTTAAACATTATTATAAATACAAAAATTAGTAAAATACAACAAATTAATAGAGAAATTATCCCATAAATATTTACTAAAATTACACAAAGTAATGATCCAATAAGGAAAAATCCGTCTAAACCTAAATATATCCAAAAACTTTGTAAATGTGATCGGTCTTTAGTTTTGATGTATTTAACTAAATTGTCCATTCCGCTTCGCAGATTTCCTGTACACATTGTAGTAGCTCCTGCGAGACCTCTAATTTTTCTGAAGCCTTGATATTGAATTGCGGCAATGAAGGACATGATTATATTTATTATGATATTCCAGTTTCCACTTGGAACAAAAGAAATAAAAAACATTATTATAATTTGGTAGATTATTACAATTTGCTGCCATCTAAAAATTTTATGTTTTTCAAATCTTGTTTTGATAAGTTCAGTGAATAATATTCCAAGTGCAAAAAATAAAATTGGCATAAAGTAATTAAAGGATTTCGCCCATTCTCTTTTTCCTAAATTTATTGCAAGATAGACAATATTTCCAGTTTGTGCATTAGCAAGCACTTTTCCACGTGTAATAAATGTGTATGCATCCATAAATCCTCCGACCATGCACAGCATCATTCCTAATCGAAATGTTTCTGGAGGATATTCTTCTCCATTAAATAAAATTTTTTTTATTTTTTTACTCATTAAAAAACTAATCCTTTCTTTTCTTTTTCTTCTTCAAATTAATTATTATTTTTCTAAAATATCAAATTTATATCCAACGCCCCAAATTGTCTTAATATTCCATTTTTTATGCTCGTAGTTATCCAACTTTGCACGAAGCCTCTTTATATGCGTATCAACAGTACGGCTTTCTCCAAAATAGTCAAATCCCCAAATTAAGTCTAATAAATTTTCTCTTGTAAAAACTTTATTTTGATTTGTTGAAAGAGTCCATAAAATTTCAATTTCTTTTTTAGTCAGTGAAATTATCTCATCATTTACTTTTACGGTAAAATTGTTTAAATCAATTTCAAGATTGTCAAAAGTAAAGATTTTTTCACTTTCATCATTTTTAGGCATTATTCTACGTAAAATTGCATTTATTCTGGCAATTATTTCTCCTGGCGAGAATGGTTTTACAATATAGTCATCTGCCCCAATTTCAAGCCCCATTATTTTTTCATAATCTTCTCCACGTGCTGTAATCATTATAATTGGAACATTTGAAAATTTTCTCGTTTCACGGCATACATCAAATCCATCTTTTTTTGGCATCATCACATCCAGCAAAATTATATCAAATTTATTTTCCTCAATTTCTTTTAATGCTGCTTCTCCATCAAAAACAGCACTTACAGTAAAATTATTTTTTTTGCAGTATTCTGAAAGTATTGATACAATTTGCTTATTATCATCTGCAATCAGTACTTTATACATATTTTCCTCGCTTCTTTTCAAAATTAATATAATAAAATTTTATCATAAATTTCTTAAAATATAAACATTAATTTTTATGTTATAGTAAAACTGATTCAAAACTGAACTCAAAGACTATGACTATTTTACTTAAATCTTAAGTTTGGATAATCTTTAATAGTTTAATTTTGAATGGGTTCAAGTGTATGTTTAAATATTCAATTTCTTTAAAAATTAAGTTAAAAAAA
It encodes:
- a CDS encoding ATP-binding cassette domain-containing protein, with translation MKNNDLINKLTISELSNKYPFAENFFTENHLPVETFQDKTFHEFIVTFAEDKIEDFALDVEKIEESLVDYIEQMKLFLGMEEENSIDLLTILAGQDKSGNKEGFERLDIHKSEIISIVGPTGSGKSRLLADIEWTAQKDTPTQRQILINGELPDKKWRYSSNNKLVAQLSQNMNFVMDLSVKEFLELHAQSRMIEDIDETVEKIITAANNLAGEQFDLTTAITALSGGQSRALMIADTAILSSSPIVLIDEIENAGIDRKKALELLVSSDKIVLMATHDPTLALIADKRIIIKNGGISKIITTSPEEKKILKKLDEMDDVIQKMRSDLRKGEVLRNDF
- a CDS encoding YoaK family protein; the encoded protein is MSKKIKKILFNGEEYPPETFRLGMMLCMVGGFMDAYTFITRGKVLANAQTGNIVYLAINLGKREWAKSFNYFMPILFFALGILFTELIKTRFEKHKIFRWQQIVIIYQIIIMFFISFVPSGNWNIIINIIMSFIAAIQYQGFRKIRGLAGATTMCTGNLRSGMDNLVKYIKTKDRSHLQSFWIYLGLDGFFLIGSLLCVILVNIYGIISLLICCILLIFVFIIMFKETI
- a CDS encoding response regulator transcription factor — its product is MYKVLIADDNKQIVSILSEYCKKNNFTVSAVFDGEAALKEIEENKFDIILLDVMMPKKDGFDVCRETRKFSNVPIIMITARGEDYEKIMGLEIGADDYIVKPFSPGEIIARINAILRRIMPKNDESEKIFTFDNLEIDLNNFTVKVNDEIISLTKKEIEILWTLSTNQNKVFTRENLLDLIWGFDYFGESRTVDTHIKRLRAKLDNYEHKKWNIKTIWGVGYKFDILEK
- a CDS encoding class I SAM-dependent methyltransferase, with translation MDKKKLKKEWLKEEKMAHIQGWDFSHIYGRYSEEENLPWDFRTVINKYLKNDMKLLDMETGGGEFLLSLNHPKHNTSATEGYQPNVELCKKVLLPLGIDFKKADGDEKLPFENEYFDIITNRHGAYNVAELKRVLKKNGIFITQQVGAENDRELVEILLPEYKDLPYSEHYLNIKQQEISEQEFEILESGETFQPIKFFDTGALVWFAKIIEWEFPNFSVESHLDNLYKIQEIIEANGVVEGRIHRFYIVGKKI